The Henckelia pumila isolate YLH828 chromosome 2, ASM3356847v2, whole genome shotgun sequence genome includes a window with the following:
- the LOC140884933 gene encoding disease resistance protein At4g27190-like, with amino-acid sequence MIAICGPGGVGKTTMVRRIEDMAGKENLFDEIVHVVVSQQIDLLQIHKEIAALLHLPLPEDSLAIRAHNNIRIRLMDSKRKLIIFDDVWKRFNLNHLGVPSGNGSTKRCKIILTSRLKDVCEAMDADKVFQIKVLDDQESWRLFREKSGIREDDSQLRPIAEAFAAECKGLPIALVHIARALKNKPLHTWEDSLLQLKRANPTNFSTVLEDVYKPLKLSYDFLENESEKSIFLLCCLFPEDNDIPIELLTLYSIGLGILERISNIQEGRNRTHHLVERLKN; translated from the exons ATGATAGCGATTTGCGGCCCGGGAGGTGTTGGAAAGACAACTATGGTGCGAAGAATTGAGGATATGGCGGGAAAAGAAAACTTATTTGATGAGATTGTCCATGTAGTTGTCAGCCAACAGATTGACTTGCTTCAAATTCACAAGGAAATAGCTGCATTATTACATCTTCCTTTACCTGAAGATAGCTTAGCTATTAGAGCCCATAATAATATACGCATCAGACTGATGGATTCCAAGAGAAAACTCATCATCTTTGATGATGTTTGGAAAAGGTTCAATCTGAATCATTTGGGAGTTCCCTCTGGAAATGGTTCTACTAAAAGATGCAAAATTATTTTGACATCTCGGCTCAAAGATGTATGCGAAGCAATGGATGCGGATAAGGTTTTCCAAATCAAAGTTTTGGATGATCAAGAATCGTGGAGACTATTTAGAGAGAAATCTGGCATTCGCGAGGATGATTCACAGTTGCGCCCCATAGCAGAAGCCTTTGCAGCAGAATGCAAAGGTTTGCCGATTGCACTTGTACACATTGCTAGAGCTCTTAAAAATAAACCTCTACATACCTGGGAAGATTCACTTTTACAGTTGAAAAGGGCCAACCCGACAAATTTCTCGACAGTTCTGGAGGATGTCTATAAGCCACTGAAACTGAGTTATGATTTCCTGGAAAATGAAAGcgaaaaatccattttcctccTCTGTTGCTTGTTTCCTGAAGATAATGACATCCCTATTGAGCTATTGACTTTGTACAGCATTGGGTTAGGCATATTAGAGAGAATCAGCAATATTCAGGAGGGAAGAAACCGAACACACCATTTGGTGGAGAGACTTAAAA ATTGA